A single genomic interval of Tenuifilum sp. 4138str harbors:
- a CDS encoding DsbA family protein has translation MGRKLRPIEWIAVAISIVLIVLIGIKAWQLVQNRTSKLVAPISSNPLDITFGSDSAQLTIYAYISYHCGYCRLFFTEVYPELEREFISNGKVRLVLKIVEHSNNTDRINEVKTAVCINRYGYYGKLHELLVTNSSVIYSDEFREMVNHFIDSDPLVAECILGNESMDYILQIRNEFDKFGFTGTPTFVIEGRVFRGYMPFEQFKSIIVKHLNQ, from the coding sequence ATGGGAAGGAAGTTAAGACCAATTGAGTGGATTGCAGTAGCGATTTCCATTGTACTTATCGTTTTAATTGGCATAAAAGCGTGGCAATTGGTCCAAAATAGGACTAGTAAGCTAGTCGCACCTATTTCATCCAATCCTCTAGATATAACGTTTGGAAGCGATTCGGCTCAGCTTACCATTTACGCGTACATAAGTTACCATTGCGGTTACTGCAGGCTTTTTTTTACTGAGGTTTATCCTGAGCTTGAAAGGGAATTCATTTCCAACGGAAAGGTACGCTTGGTTTTGAAAATAGTGGAGCACTCAAATAACACTGACCGGATAAATGAGGTGAAAACAGCAGTATGTATTAACCGATACGGGTATTATGGGAAGTTGCATGAGCTGCTAGTTACAAATAGTAGCGTGATATATAGTGACGAGTTCCGTGAAATGGTCAACCATTTCATTGATAGCGACCCACTGGTTGCTGAGTGCATTCTAGGGAATGAATCGATGGATTATATTTTGCAAATCCGGAACGAATTTGATAAATTTGGATTTACCGGAACACCTACATTTGTTATTGAGGGTAGAGTTTTTCGGGGTTATATGCCCTTTGAGCAGTTCAAATCTATCATAGTTAAACACTTAAACCAATAA
- a CDS encoding peroxiredoxin family protein, with the protein MRINLIHLLVISAMALCQSGYSQEITVGQIVPDITGNGPNGEEFKLSSLRGKLVLVDFWASWCSPCRKENPVLAEVYNKYKDACFTNGNGFAIFSVSLDLKRNNWVNAIADDKLVWPYHVSDLKGWRSEAAKAYSINAIPMNFLVDSSGVVIAKNLRGSELNNTLRKYRKWKFFSNSDCKN; encoded by the coding sequence ATGAGAATTAACCTAATACACCTTTTGGTAATCAGCGCAATGGCTTTATGCCAAAGTGGTTATTCGCAGGAGATTACTGTTGGGCAGATAGTCCCTGATATCACTGGGAATGGTCCCAATGGTGAGGAGTTTAAGCTTTCGTCGTTAAGGGGGAAACTGGTGCTGGTCGATTTTTGGGCATCGTGGTGCTCGCCCTGTAGAAAGGAAAACCCTGTACTTGCAGAGGTTTACAATAAGTACAAGGATGCATGCTTTACCAATGGAAATGGATTTGCGATATTCAGCGTATCGCTTGACCTGAAACGCAATAACTGGGTAAACGCAATAGCCGACGATAAATTAGTATGGCCTTACCATGTAAGCGACCTAAAGGGTTGGCGGAGCGAGGCTGCAAAAGCGTACAGTATCAATGCTATACCGATGAACTTTCTGGTGGACAGTTCGGGCGTAGTTATTGCAAAGAACCTCCGAGGTTCAGAGCTCAACAATACATTACGTAAGTACCGTAAATGGAAGTTCTTTAGTAACTCCGATTGCAAAAACTAA
- a CDS encoding AsmA family protein, whose product MKTKRFVVRLLKYFGLTIIFLHLLVFIIIGIAKLFEGSIIRLAVKEIESSLKAPISYGEVSLVPFREFPNLTVRISDFKLGQQADSVRVIGIGSLPDTLVGFKNVFVSVKAYPLLKDKVIINGVELNGFRVNYLVDSTGKSNFDFLIPPDTVETPVDTVTQTILNILLKNLTLSDIHLTYSDQKLKAAADIVIPELHLEGRVSGDSIWGKSKGEIVVTNTRFADLPLEKVTNLNFSYSVDYDNGNLLLDFAKLDVNGIELKATGNATLSDSIWMDFSLALPKLNLAELYGFVPEGMIKEYGLSKLGGTLKFNTIVRGYLYDTLMLPSVFVDFDLRKGVVETKQYPKVNKLDFEGSVSIPNPNYLATSAVNIKKFNLETQQSRANLTLRLKNPSKPLYNIQGDMHLVLDEFAPLLPDSILTELSGLIDAKFFTRGKMPEYLDVNSSDYFMDNTGFSLTFSNINAGVDTVNVVKELNAEVTYSPGKELTVNNLSLRLPAYKVGLKDGLLKVKVIGRISELDKIDVRVDTLHIAMGNSSFSSKMKFKNLKSPVFKAEGRLYVDLDEVQQFIPDTLVSLVTGKIDFGFSTSGTINPDSIDKQIMPILFENSMFAAQINDFGFSLPNDSLIGIDRLSLTLSMANDTIRISNLLGNYKDLEFKSDSTSIWNVYKAFLKEEKDKKLIVNTSLWANKIDYDMFLPFMEEDSTNLSQNDSIPTISDSIPSDTSSSYMPQYIVRGIAKVDRIKYGKVILDNLSTKFRIDDSLYVLDELRMNAFGGSLVTSLVYDTRKYPLEIIEFKNESNRVNIKQLLEQNDDFEQDYITHKNIDGIVTGTVFGRIVMQDTNLLYDKMNLLGNFKLENGGIYNFEPAMELSKFTNLNELNNIVFNTLETSVFIYNNQIYFPKTNIVSTAMDMSVYGMQSFADDYEYHFVVYPGDVMLGKSKKLLKKQGLKDEGFEGPNKAKRSGLYLVAFERGKESKYGFDTKELQAIMKATIRVQERGLNLVFHPHVMNFSTELDRKEPKRKPADENKDGKEVKTN is encoded by the coding sequence ATGAAGACAAAGCGTTTTGTTGTAAGGTTGTTAAAGTATTTTGGCCTAACTATTATCTTTCTACACCTACTGGTATTCATTATTATTGGGATTGCAAAGCTGTTTGAGGGAAGCATTATTCGTCTTGCGGTTAAGGAGATTGAATCAAGTCTAAAAGCACCTATCTCCTACGGGGAGGTTTCGTTAGTTCCTTTTCGGGAATTTCCAAATCTTACAGTTCGCATATCTGACTTTAAGTTAGGTCAGCAGGCCGACTCGGTGCGCGTAATTGGTATAGGGAGTTTACCTGATACACTGGTTGGGTTTAAAAACGTTTTTGTTTCCGTAAAGGCATACCCACTACTCAAAGATAAGGTAATAATTAACGGGGTTGAGCTGAATGGATTTAGAGTAAATTACCTTGTTGACTCTACTGGGAAATCGAATTTTGATTTTTTAATACCTCCCGATACAGTTGAAACTCCTGTAGATACAGTTACCCAAACCATTCTAAACATTCTTTTAAAGAATCTTACCCTTAGCGATATTCACTTAACATATTCCGACCAAAAGCTAAAGGCTGCAGCGGATATTGTTATTCCTGAACTTCACCTTGAGGGAAGGGTTTCGGGCGATAGTATCTGGGGAAAAAGTAAAGGCGAAATTGTTGTAACCAATACCCGGTTTGCCGATTTACCACTGGAGAAGGTTACAAACCTCAACTTTTCGTACAGTGTTGATTACGATAATGGAAACCTTTTACTCGACTTTGCCAAGCTTGATGTAAATGGCATTGAACTTAAAGCCACTGGTAACGCAACCCTATCGGATTCAATCTGGATGGATTTTAGCCTTGCTTTGCCAAAACTTAACCTTGCCGAGCTTTATGGCTTTGTTCCTGAGGGTATGATTAAGGAGTATGGATTATCGAAGCTTGGAGGAACCCTTAAGTTTAACACAATTGTTAGGGGGTATTTATACGATACCCTAATGCTTCCAAGCGTTTTTGTTGATTTTGACTTGAGGAAAGGTGTAGTTGAAACAAAACAATACCCAAAAGTAAATAAGCTTGACTTCGAGGGAAGCGTTTCAATCCCTAACCCGAACTACCTTGCCACATCAGCAGTAAATATTAAAAAATTCAATCTTGAAACTCAGCAAAGCAGGGCTAACCTAACTCTTAGGCTGAAAAATCCAAGCAAACCGCTTTACAACATTCAAGGCGATATGCATCTTGTCCTCGACGAGTTTGCCCCATTGCTACCCGATAGCATTCTGACAGAACTTTCCGGTTTGATTGATGCTAAATTTTTTACCAGGGGTAAAATGCCCGAATACCTTGATGTGAACAGCTCCGATTACTTTATGGACAACACAGGATTTTCCTTAACTTTTAGCAATATCAATGCTGGGGTAGATACGGTTAATGTTGTAAAGGAATTAAATGCCGAGGTAACATATAGCCCTGGCAAGGAACTAACGGTAAACAACCTCTCATTACGTTTGCCTGCCTATAAGGTAGGTTTAAAGGATGGTTTACTTAAAGTAAAGGTCATAGGACGGATATCGGAGCTCGATAAAATTGATGTAAGGGTCGATACGCTTCATATTGCCATGGGCAATAGTAGTTTTAGCAGTAAGATGAAGTTCAAAAACTTGAAAAGCCCCGTTTTCAAAGCCGAAGGCCGTTTGTATGTCGATTTGGATGAGGTGCAGCAATTTATTCCCGATACGCTTGTTAGCCTTGTTACCGGTAAGATAGATTTTGGATTTAGCACATCGGGAACAATTAACCCCGATTCAATTGATAAGCAGATAATGCCAATCCTATTTGAGAACAGCATGTTTGCTGCGCAAATCAATGATTTTGGTTTTTCATTGCCCAACGATAGCCTGATTGGCATCGATAGGCTATCGCTTACCCTTTCAATGGCAAACGATACGATTAGAATTAGTAATCTGTTAGGAAATTACAAAGACCTTGAATTCAAATCCGATTCCACATCAATTTGGAATGTATACAAGGCATTTCTCAAAGAGGAAAAAGACAAAAAGCTGATTGTTAACACGTCGCTTTGGGCTAACAAGATAGATTACGACATGTTCCTTCCATTTATGGAAGAAGATTCAACAAACCTATCCCAAAACGATTCGATTCCAACCATTTCCGATTCCATTCCATCTGATACATCATCATCCTACATGCCTCAATACATTGTTAGGGGTATTGCTAAGGTTGACAGAATAAAATACGGGAAGGTAATTCTTGATAACCTATCTACAAAATTTAGAATTGACGATAGCCTCTATGTACTTGATGAACTACGAATGAATGCTTTTGGGGGTAGTTTAGTTACCTCGTTGGTTTACGACACCCGCAAGTATCCACTGGAAATCATTGAGTTCAAGAATGAATCGAATAGGGTAAATATCAAGCAGCTGCTAGAACAAAACGACGATTTTGAGCAGGATTATATCACCCATAAAAATATCGATGGAATAGTTACAGGTACGGTTTTTGGGCGAATTGTGATGCAGGACACCAACCTGCTATATGACAAGATGAACCTTTTAGGCAACTTTAAGCTTGAAAATGGAGGTATATACAACTTTGAGCCTGCCATGGAGCTGTCAAAGTTTACTAACCTTAATGAGTTAAACAATATTGTCTTTAATACCCTGGAAACAAGCGTGTTTATTTACAACAACCAGATTTACTTCCCAAAAACCAACATCGTAAGTACCGCCATGGATATGTCGGTTTACGGTATGCAAAGCTTTGCCGATGACTACGAGTATCACTTTGTGGTTTACCCCGGTGATGTAATGCTTGGAAAATCCAAAAAGCTTTTGAAAAAACAGGGTTTGAAGGACGAGGGATTTGAAGGGCCAAACAAGGCTAAACGCTCAGGGCTATACCTTGTAGCGTTTGAAAGAGGAAAAGAATCAAAATATGGGTTTGATACTAAGGAGTTACAGGCTATCATGAAGGCCACCATTCGCGTTCAGGAACGCGGGCTTAATTTGGTTTTTCACCCCCATGTAATGAACTTTAGTACCGAATTGGACAGAAAGGAACCCAAACGGAAACCAGCTGATGAAAATAAGGATGGGAAGGAAGTTAAGACCAATTGA